From the Kitasatospora viridis genome, one window contains:
- a CDS encoding helix-turn-helix domain-containing protein: protein MDTPADFARELDTLRRASGKSYRQLAGECGLGFNTVAGYCAGRHLPQLSVRPQFHLLLAALGVPPGPARQAWSEALAALRAQPAPGTGPAWNPYRGLRAFESSDAAVFHGRAELTARLVHELDRCRSRGGALVVVGPSGSGKSSLLRAGLLAAVKSAVLITPGAEPLEQWHRHMPDADGGAVVVVDQFEELFTLCTDEQERAAFVTALLERRAPVVVGLRADFYGHALRHPRLAELFQRSQIVVEPMTEPQLREAVVEPARSAGLLLESGLVELLLRDTAREPAALPLLSHTLHTMVELARQSDPPTAEIGLAHYRAVGGVHGAVARTAEQAYQSLPVTQRQAARRLFLRLVRTDDSTADTRRQVTFDELAEGRPAHEADELAEMLDVFVTHRLLITGPHTAQIGHEALLAAWPRLAGWLAEDRAGHLLHGRLTAAAREWRADGRPAEGLYRGGALAGALEWAQEPGPAEALNPLEREFLTASQAARAARAAVERRRLRRGYQLVSALMVLVLVCAGTAFYAHQIAAGAGRQSRLALSRQIAATAVRLRAKDPALAAQLALAAYRSAPTPEARSALLGSSAAPLPRRTLAAPAGTAVLASAGDLLATGDDNGQIRLWRTAPNGAPAPTGARLTTGHAVAALALNRDATVLAAADQAGSVRVWHLGDTDGPVPLPLPPASGGRVLALAFSPDGTFLAAGAADASTYLWQLGTGSPPDRLTGARKAVKSVVFTPDGRTLAAAGDDGTAHLWNLPATGPPEPLATLDGPTGEIFALAVSPDGRTLAAGTAADHAVYLWNIADPAHPGTLGAPLTGPASWINTVAFSPDGSTLTAGSSDTLSWQWDLASRRLIATLPHPAPVTAAVYRDAHTLQTLAGDGVLRTWDVPGPALADSAQQVFSVSFNASGTRLLAAAGDASLTLWNTADPAHPTRAAAPVTGQGPGAPLAGASALTPDGTTELAGTTDGSVRCWDVTDPDHPRPLSGPLPLARATIEAIALSPDGRTAAISSDDGSVHLLDLTDPAHPTVTADLTGPTATAYGVRFSPDGHLLAVAGGDARGYLWDVRDRAHPRLLTTVTGLGAAAYATAFSPDGRLLAFGTADSSVRLVDLTRPQRPVLLPTLLVGPVGEVYELAFAPRTDRLAVSSADGSIWLWQLGTGTNGRLAAPVLLATLQAAAGGLFTVAFSPDGHTLAGGGSAGTVQLWDTDPGSVAARICDHGGDPITPAEWHRFLPDQPFDPPCH, encoded by the coding sequence ATCGACACGCCGGCCGACTTCGCTCGGGAGCTCGACACGCTGCGCAGGGCGTCCGGCAAGTCCTACCGGCAGTTGGCCGGCGAATGCGGCCTGGGGTTCAACACCGTGGCCGGATACTGCGCCGGCCGGCACCTGCCGCAGCTCTCGGTCCGCCCCCAGTTCCACCTGCTGCTGGCCGCCCTCGGAGTGCCCCCGGGCCCGGCCCGCCAAGCCTGGTCCGAGGCCCTCGCGGCCCTGCGCGCCCAGCCGGCGCCCGGCACCGGCCCGGCCTGGAACCCCTACCGGGGCCTGCGCGCGTTCGAGAGCAGCGACGCAGCCGTCTTCCACGGCCGCGCGGAGCTGACCGCGCGACTGGTCCACGAACTGGACCGCTGCCGGTCGCGGGGCGGAGCACTGGTCGTCGTGGGCCCGTCCGGATCGGGGAAGTCCTCGCTGCTGCGGGCCGGACTGCTGGCGGCCGTCAAGTCGGCGGTACTGATCACGCCCGGGGCCGAACCGCTGGAGCAGTGGCACCGGCACATGCCGGACGCCGACGGCGGCGCCGTGGTGGTGGTCGACCAGTTCGAGGAACTGTTCACCCTGTGCACCGACGAGCAGGAGCGGGCCGCCTTCGTGACCGCGCTGCTGGAACGCCGGGCGCCGGTGGTGGTCGGTCTGCGCGCCGACTTCTACGGCCACGCGCTGCGCCACCCCCGGCTGGCCGAGCTGTTCCAGCGCTCGCAGATCGTCGTGGAGCCCATGACCGAGCCGCAGTTGCGCGAGGCCGTGGTCGAACCGGCGCGCTCCGCAGGCCTGCTGCTGGAGAGCGGGCTGGTGGAACTGCTGCTGCGCGACACCGCCCGCGAGCCCGCCGCCCTGCCGCTGCTCTCGCACACCCTGCACACCATGGTCGAGCTGGCCCGGCAGAGCGACCCGCCGACCGCCGAGATCGGCCTGGCGCACTACCGGGCGGTCGGCGGCGTGCACGGCGCCGTCGCCAGGACCGCCGAACAGGCCTACCAGTCACTCCCAGTGACGCAGCGTCAGGCCGCCCGGCGGCTCTTCCTGCGGCTGGTGCGCACCGACGACAGCACCGCGGACACCCGACGGCAGGTCACCTTCGACGAACTGGCGGAGGGCCGGCCCGCGCACGAGGCCGACGAACTGGCCGAGATGCTGGACGTCTTCGTCACCCACCGCCTGCTGATCACCGGCCCGCACACCGCGCAGATCGGGCACGAGGCGCTGCTGGCCGCCTGGCCCCGCCTGGCCGGCTGGCTGGCCGAGGACCGAGCGGGCCACCTCCTGCACGGCCGGCTCACCGCCGCCGCGCGCGAGTGGCGGGCCGACGGGCGCCCGGCCGAGGGCCTCTACCGCGGCGGTGCGCTGGCCGGCGCGCTGGAGTGGGCCCAGGAGCCCGGTCCGGCCGAGGCGCTCAATCCGCTGGAACGCGAGTTCCTCACCGCCTCGCAGGCCGCCCGCGCCGCGCGCGCGGCCGTCGAACGCCGGCGCTTACGGCGCGGTTACCAACTGGTGAGCGCCCTGATGGTGCTCGTCCTGGTCTGCGCCGGCACCGCGTTCTACGCACACCAGATCGCCGCGGGCGCCGGCCGCCAGTCGCGACTGGCGCTCTCCCGGCAGATCGCGGCAACCGCCGTGCGGCTGCGCGCCAAGGACCCGGCCCTGGCCGCCCAACTCGCCCTCGCCGCCTACCGCAGCGCGCCCACCCCCGAGGCCCGCTCGGCCCTGCTGGGATCCTCGGCAGCACCCCTGCCCCGGCGCACCCTGGCCGCCCCGGCCGGCACCGCCGTCCTGGCCTCGGCCGGAGACCTGCTGGCAACCGGCGACGACAACGGGCAGATACGCCTGTGGCGCACCGCACCGAACGGCGCGCCCGCACCGACCGGCGCGCGCCTGACGACCGGTCACGCCGTCGCGGCCCTGGCGCTCAACCGCGACGCCACCGTCCTGGCCGCGGCCGACCAGGCCGGCTCCGTACGGGTCTGGCACCTCGGCGACACCGACGGCCCCGTGCCGCTGCCGCTGCCCCCGGCGAGCGGGGGCCGGGTCCTCGCACTCGCGTTCAGCCCCGACGGCACGTTCCTCGCCGCCGGAGCAGCCGACGCGTCCACCTACCTGTGGCAGCTGGGAACCGGCTCCCCGCCCGACCGACTGACCGGCGCGCGCAAGGCCGTCAAGAGCGTCGTCTTCACCCCCGACGGCCGAACCCTGGCAGCGGCCGGCGACGACGGCACCGCGCACCTGTGGAACCTGCCCGCGACCGGCCCGCCAGAACCGCTGGCCACCCTCGACGGGCCCACCGGCGAGATCTTCGCACTCGCCGTCTCCCCCGACGGCCGCACCCTGGCCGCCGGCACCGCGGCCGACCACGCCGTCTACCTCTGGAACATCGCCGACCCCGCGCACCCCGGCACACTCGGCGCACCGCTGACCGGGCCGGCGAGCTGGATCAACACCGTCGCGTTCAGCCCCGACGGGAGCACGCTGACCGCCGGCAGTTCCGACACGCTCAGCTGGCAGTGGGACCTCGCCTCCCGACGCCTGATCGCCACCCTGCCGCATCCGGCACCCGTCACCGCAGCCGTCTACCGTGACGCGCACACCCTCCAAACCCTGGCCGGCGACGGCGTCCTGCGGACCTGGGACGTACCCGGCCCGGCCCTGGCCGACAGCGCCCAGCAGGTCTTCTCGGTCTCCTTCAACGCCTCCGGCACCCGCCTGCTGGCCGCAGCCGGCGACGCCAGCCTGACCCTGTGGAACACCGCCGACCCCGCGCACCCCACACGCGCCGCCGCACCGGTCACCGGCCAGGGACCGGGTGCGCCGCTCGCCGGCGCCTCGGCACTCACCCCCGACGGGACCACCGAGCTCGCGGGCACCACCGACGGCTCGGTCCGCTGCTGGGACGTCACCGACCCCGACCACCCCCGCCCGCTCAGCGGCCCACTCCCGCTCGCCCGCGCCACGATCGAGGCGATCGCGCTCAGCCCCGACGGCCGCACGGCAGCGATCTCCAGCGACGACGGCTCGGTCCACCTGCTCGACCTCACCGACCCCGCCCACCCCACCGTCACGGCGGACCTGACCGGGCCCACCGCAACCGCCTACGGAGTCCGCTTCAGCCCGGACGGCCACCTGCTGGCCGTAGCCGGCGGAGACGCCAGGGGCTACCTGTGGGACGTCCGGGACCGCGCCCACCCCCGGCTGCTGACCACCGTGACCGGACTCGGGGCCGCCGCCTACGCCACCGCCTTCAGCCCCGACGGCCGACTGCTGGCCTTCGGCACCGCCGACTCCTCCGTGCGGCTGGTCGACCTGACCCGGCCTCAGCGGCCGGTCCTGCTGCCCACCCTCCTGGTCGGACCGGTCGGCGAGGTCTACGAACTCGCCTTCGCCCCCCGCACCGACCGGCTCGCCGTCAGCAGCGCGGACGGCAGCATCTGGCTCTGGCAACTGGGCACCGGGACCAACGGCCGCCTCGCGGCGCCCGTGCTCCTCGCCACCCTGCAGGCCGCCGCCGGCGGACTGTTCACCGTCGCGTTCAGCCCCGACGGGCACACCCTGGCCGGCGGCGGCAGCGCCGGCACCGTGCAGCTGTGGGACACCGACCCCGGCTCCGTCGCCGCCCGGATCTGCGACCACGGCGGTGACCCGATCACCCCGGCCGAATGGCACCGCTTCCTGCCCGACCAACCCTTCGATCCCCCCTGCCACTGA
- a CDS encoding Uma2 family endonuclease: MSVDAVMRTEFPAGHVVFFGADGKVIMTPRSFEHSSTIKSMQIDSLSLGRHAKTVSDVYLDFPADENSAPDFAILREDAQRQGKRYGFEDVLLIAEVVSVSSARKDYDDCTAKYGRYGIPVYVVVDPYAAEVVVHTQPTGSGYIAAHTHKYGSGKLPIELADGRTYTLDLDELPRPEADAR, encoded by the coding sequence ATGAGCGTCGACGCGGTCATGCGCACCGAGTTCCCCGCGGGGCACGTGGTCTTCTTCGGTGCCGACGGCAAGGTGATCATGACCCCGCGGAGCTTCGAGCACTCCAGCACGATCAAGTCGATGCAGATCGACTCGCTCTCGCTCGGCCGGCACGCGAAGACTGTCTCCGACGTTTACCTGGACTTCCCAGCTGACGAGAACTCGGCCCCGGACTTCGCGATCCTGCGGGAGGACGCGCAGCGGCAGGGCAAGCGCTACGGCTTCGAGGACGTGCTGTTGATCGCCGAGGTGGTGTCGGTCTCCTCCGCGCGCAAGGACTACGACGACTGCACGGCGAAGTACGGCCGCTACGGCATCCCGGTCTACGTGGTCGTGGACCCGTACGCCGCAGAGGTCGTCGTCCACACCCAGCCCACCGGCTCCGGCTACATCGCGGCCCACACGCACAAGTACGGTTCGGGCAAGCTGCCCATCGAGCTGGCCGACGGGCGGACCTACACTCTCGACCTGGACGAGCTGCCCCGGCCCGAGGCCGACGCTCGCTGA
- a CDS encoding ABC transporter permease has translation MALPVQRRGGGFRATVYREAVLLTRDRVNLVLSIAPTVVYLLILSASMGRIMPSVAYDGHEVPYGEFIVPTVIMSAILSSSLTVGTALFQEEMSRMSLEIWSYPLRRTAYFSGKIIAGMSMVLVQAFVTMTLAALVFDVGWSGTRWLALLLAGASVGAAVNCAYLLVATLIREFRRFMILGNISLQILLFASPSFYPQNGMAPLARYLSYVNPVTYGLDCMRAATLSPPGTSLAWCALMLCVASGFASVVLRSLIKRADNL, from the coding sequence ATGGCACTTCCCGTCCAGCGACGAGGCGGCGGCTTCCGCGCGACCGTCTACCGGGAGGCCGTGCTGCTGACCAGGGACCGGGTCAATCTCGTCCTGTCCATCGCGCCGACCGTGGTCTACCTGCTCATCCTCTCCGCCTCGATGGGGCGGATCATGCCCTCGGTCGCCTACGACGGGCACGAGGTGCCGTACGGCGAGTTCATCGTGCCGACGGTCATCATGTCCGCGATCCTCAGTTCCTCGCTGACGGTCGGCACGGCTCTCTTCCAGGAGGAGATGAGCCGGATGTCTTTGGAAATATGGTCCTACCCGCTGCGGCGCACCGCCTACTTCAGCGGGAAGATCATCGCCGGCATGTCCATGGTGCTCGTCCAGGCGTTCGTGACGATGACGCTCGCAGCCCTGGTGTTCGACGTCGGCTGGAGCGGGACCAGGTGGCTCGCGCTGCTGCTCGCGGGCGCGTCGGTCGGGGCCGCGGTGAACTGCGCGTACCTGTTGGTGGCAACGCTGATCCGGGAGTTCCGGCGATTCATGATCCTCGGGAACATCTCCCTCCAGATCCTGCTCTTCGCCAGTCCGTCGTTCTACCCACAGAACGGCATGGCTCCGCTGGCCCGCTACCTCTCCTACGTGAACCCGGTGACCTACGGGCTCGACTGCATGCGCGCCGCAACCCTGTCACCACCGGGCACCTCGCTCGCCTGGTGCGCGCTCATGCTGTGCGTCGCCTCGGGGTTCGCATCCGTGGTGCTCCGCTCGCTGATCAAGCGAGCCGACAACCTCTGA
- a CDS encoding ABC transporter ATP-binding protein encodes MPEAVAVSQLVKRYRGAAGNSIDDISATLEEGQSVGLLGPNGAGKTTLVKLLCGVTRPTSGTVRVFGGDPFTDASGTKRSLAVVHQSSPMDMMLSVRDNIKIAVAFRGLTWRQARGRVTELVDEFNLGSCMDKVAFTLSGGQQRRVQIVRSLVVAPRLFLLDEPSIGLDPTGRRRLWDHLGRLRAEHGVTLVLTSHNMDEIEQNCSQVIVLKEGRIIRNAPHGDITAEFGGTSAVVTFAEEVGPDELREIAGTHGVALKSLDRIRIEVIGDDLEGFVSTLLKYWAGRAGAIRSIAFSCVSLEEAFIRLTERA; translated from the coding sequence GTGCCTGAAGCCGTAGCCGTTTCGCAACTGGTCAAGCGCTACCGCGGTGCTGCCGGCAATTCCATCGACGACATCAGTGCCACGCTGGAGGAGGGGCAGTCGGTCGGGCTGCTCGGCCCCAACGGCGCCGGCAAGACCACGCTCGTCAAGCTCCTCTGCGGCGTGACCCGACCCACCAGCGGGACCGTCAGGGTGTTCGGAGGAGACCCCTTCACCGACGCCTCGGGGACCAAGCGGTCGCTGGCGGTCGTGCACCAGTCCTCCCCGATGGACATGATGCTCAGCGTCCGCGACAACATCAAGATCGCCGTCGCCTTCCGCGGACTGACCTGGCGTCAGGCCCGGGGCCGGGTGACCGAGCTGGTCGATGAGTTCAACCTGGGGTCCTGCATGGACAAGGTGGCCTTCACCCTCTCCGGCGGCCAGCAGCGCCGGGTCCAGATCGTGCGCTCCCTGGTGGTGGCACCCAGGCTCTTCCTCCTCGACGAGCCGTCGATCGGACTCGACCCCACGGGGCGTCGGAGGCTCTGGGACCACCTGGGCAGGCTCCGGGCGGAGCACGGCGTCACGCTCGTGCTGACGAGCCACAACATGGACGAGATCGAGCAGAACTGCTCGCAGGTGATCGTCCTCAAGGAGGGGCGGATCATCCGGAACGCGCCGCACGGGGACATCACGGCCGAGTTCGGCGGCACTTCGGCGGTGGTCACCTTCGCCGAGGAGGTCGGCCCGGACGAACTGCGGGAGATCGCCGGAACCCACGGGGTGGCCCTGAAGTCACTGGACCGGATCAGGATCGAGGTCATCGGCGACGATCTGGAGGGATTCGTCTCCACCCTGCTGAAGTACTGGGCCGGCCGCGCCGGGGCGATCCGCAGCATCGCGTTCTCCTGCGTCTCCCTGGAGGAAGCATTCATCCGACTCACCGAAAGGGCATGA
- a CDS encoding S26 family signal peptidase, whose protein sequence is MTADPAAVALLRTALAVRGRARVTVSGDSMLPALATGGRVTLVAAPFDEVEVGDVIAFEQAGRVLVHRAVDRAEREIRTAGDNHWFVDPVVTPASFLGKVPLPAGPGARTWRVPGPRAADRPDGQPIRVQPWIFSAVPRPGFPCPCHEVRVIPVAGVGSDPGALRLLRDELAGFDLVVACNPLAVRDFSSLTEIEWPRFATVALLIGGMIGEGAAGTHDFIPSALTDVQVRPSGFGEAVAADGVVPLFLSFLSGVVDPCLKP, encoded by the coding sequence ATGACTGCTGACCCGGCCGCCGTCGCGCTGCTGCGCACCGCGCTGGCGGTCAGGGGCCGTGCCCGGGTGACGGTGTCGGGTGACAGCATGCTGCCGGCACTGGCCACCGGGGGCCGCGTGACGCTGGTCGCCGCCCCGTTCGACGAGGTCGAGGTCGGCGACGTCATAGCCTTCGAACAGGCAGGACGCGTCCTGGTGCACCGGGCGGTGGACCGCGCCGAGCGTGAGATCCGGACCGCCGGCGACAACCACTGGTTCGTCGACCCGGTGGTGACGCCGGCGAGTTTCCTCGGCAAGGTCCCGCTGCCCGCCGGCCCCGGGGCCAGGACCTGGCGGGTGCCCGGTCCCCGCGCGGCGGACCGGCCGGACGGACAACCGATCCGGGTCCAGCCCTGGATCTTCTCGGCGGTCCCCCGGCCCGGTTTCCCGTGCCCCTGCCACGAGGTGCGGGTGATTCCCGTGGCAGGAGTCGGCTCGGACCCGGGTGCTCTCCGGCTCCTGCGCGACGAGCTCGCCGGCTTCGACCTCGTGGTCGCGTGCAACCCGCTCGCGGTGCGCGACTTCTCCTCGTTGACCGAGATCGAGTGGCCCCGGTTCGCCACTGTGGCCCTGCTGATCGGCGGAATGATCGGCGAGGGCGCGGCCGGGACCCACGACTTCATCCCCAGTGCGCTGACCGATGTCCAGGTGCGTCCGTCGGGCTTCGGCGAGGCCGTGGCGGCGGATGGCGTCGTTCCCCTTTTCCTCTCCTTCCTGTCTGGTGTGGTGGACCCGTGCCTGAAGCCGTAG
- a CDS encoding PqqD family protein, protein MTYEISESVVWTGAGNEVRLYDTDSGEFRTLNDSAAQIWHLITDGACEQQVSDVLVEKYSAGDADEGAVIARDVHRFLATLVEGAILVRTDTAGDDC, encoded by the coding sequence ATGACGTACGAGATCAGCGAGTCGGTCGTGTGGACCGGGGCCGGGAACGAGGTCCGCCTGTACGACACCGACTCGGGGGAGTTCCGGACCCTCAACGACAGCGCCGCGCAGATCTGGCACCTGATCACCGACGGGGCCTGCGAACAGCAGGTCAGCGACGTCCTGGTGGAGAAGTACTCGGCCGGTGACGCCGACGAGGGCGCTGTGATCGCCCGCGACGTCCACCGGTTCCTCGCGACCCTGGTGGAGGGCGCCATCCTCGTGCGCACCGACACCGCCGGCGATGACTGCTGA
- the stsB gene encoding StsB family radical SAM/SPASM domain sactipeptide maturase gives MGLIDSWDDFIVPPDLVRFHSEGRRLLVNPEISAWCTPDDVQYAVLAALVDRERGAGAAGISPRDVERSLAYLLLHYVIYLPGREPRPVMAAPGLKLVYYAITDGCNLRCPYCYASSEKALPGELDTAESMALMDEIADLGATTVIFTGGEPMMRRDLFSVVRHARSLGLRTNIITNATLVRDSAVAEEMSEIFDLVTVSMDGSTEESHERTRGRGTFRKTLHALKLLNEHGVRPVINHVVGKDNAATMEQFAEFASGFDIRMVRVMQQSALGRGKEDDATYGWQEYLAGHAFTWTHPAAKHLLPEGPKAAKPCSVKGNCGMGGVEIYVNSLGNVYPCKLITAPLDIAGNVRTQKLAEIFADPVLAEMRESSAVLGGSVHTDCAECYIRAACGGGCRAYHMADSGSYRRNSRQLCRQLRHQMISSIWAAVGAGPRTLVEDPDAFSPYLVRTGELHPVHEDWKAELTVRKSLPLVATRSAGKGCAS, from the coding sequence ATGGGGCTCATCGACTCATGGGACGACTTCATCGTCCCCCCGGACCTGGTCCGGTTTCACTCCGAAGGCCGAAGGCTGCTGGTCAACCCGGAGATCTCCGCATGGTGCACTCCGGACGACGTCCAGTACGCCGTCCTGGCCGCACTCGTGGACCGCGAGCGGGGAGCGGGTGCAGCCGGGATCTCGCCCCGGGACGTGGAGCGCAGCCTGGCCTACCTGCTCCTGCACTACGTGATCTACCTGCCCGGCCGCGAGCCCAGACCGGTCATGGCGGCGCCGGGACTCAAGCTGGTGTACTACGCCATCACCGACGGCTGCAATCTGCGCTGCCCCTACTGCTACGCGTCGTCGGAGAAAGCTCTCCCCGGGGAACTGGACACGGCCGAATCAATGGCGCTCATGGACGAAATCGCCGACCTGGGCGCCACCACGGTGATATTCACCGGCGGTGAGCCCATGATGCGCCGCGACCTGTTCTCGGTGGTACGCCATGCCCGGTCCCTCGGACTGCGGACGAACATCATCACCAACGCCACACTGGTACGTGATTCCGCCGTTGCCGAGGAGATGTCGGAGATTTTCGACCTGGTGACGGTGAGCATGGACGGCTCCACCGAGGAGAGCCACGAGCGCACACGCGGCCGGGGAACCTTCCGCAAGACGCTCCACGCGCTGAAGCTGTTGAACGAGCACGGCGTCCGACCGGTGATCAACCATGTGGTGGGCAAGGACAACGCGGCCACGATGGAGCAATTCGCCGAGTTCGCCAGCGGATTCGACATCAGGATGGTCCGCGTCATGCAGCAGAGCGCCTTGGGTCGGGGCAAGGAGGACGACGCGACCTACGGCTGGCAGGAATACCTGGCCGGCCATGCGTTCACCTGGACCCACCCCGCGGCCAAGCACCTCCTTCCCGAGGGGCCGAAGGCGGCCAAACCGTGCTCGGTCAAGGGCAACTGCGGCATGGGTGGCGTCGAGATCTACGTCAACTCGCTCGGCAATGTCTATCCGTGCAAGCTGATCACCGCCCCGCTCGACATCGCCGGCAACGTGCGCACCCAGAAGCTGGCTGAGATCTTCGCCGATCCGGTGCTGGCCGAGATGCGGGAGAGCAGCGCGGTCCTGGGTGGATCGGTCCACACCGACTGCGCCGAGTGCTACATCCGTGCCGCCTGCGGCGGCGGCTGCCGGGCCTACCACATGGCGGATTCCGGCAGTTACCGGCGCAACTCCCGGCAGCTCTGCCGCCAACTGCGCCACCAGATGATCTCGTCGATCTGGGCGGCGGTCGGAGCGGGGCCCAGAACGCTGGTCGAGGATCCCGACGCCTTCTCCCCCTACCTCGTCCGGACCGGTGAGCTCCATCCCGTCCACGAGGACTGGAAGGCCGAGCTGACGGTCCGCAAGTCGCTCCCGCTCGTCGCCACCCGGTCCGCCGGCAAGGGATGTGCATCATGA
- the stsA gene encoding StsA family sactipeptide RiPP, with amino-acid sequence MTNTTWITPAITTTEITAELGCSCRCDSAAGAGAGGGDDA; translated from the coding sequence ATGACGAACACGACCTGGATCACCCCCGCGATCACCACCACGGAGATCACGGCCGAACTCGGCTGCAGCTGCCGCTGCGACTCGGCAGCGGGCGCGGGCGCCGGCGGCGGCGACGACGCGTAG
- the stsA gene encoding StsA family sactipeptide RiPP, with protein MKNPQWTTPEISPVDFSALLGCSCDCQGAGAGAGSGNGMDLG; from the coding sequence ATGAAGAACCCCCAGTGGACCACGCCAGAGATCTCTCCCGTCGACTTCTCCGCACTTCTGGGCTGCAGTTGTGACTGCCAGGGGGCCGGTGCGGGTGCCGGCTCCGGAAACGGCATGGACCTCGGCTAG
- a CDS encoding LuxR C-terminal-related transcriptional regulator, producing MHSAGEMDHEMLAVYRAVLLARQADHAEVAERTGLAPAQVREVAGRLVALSLLAPSWELPGTFRAVSPERGMEILRQREQRESAERRYRIERSQAALSLLVAECEVRARTGALEELTGIDEIRTRLEALASSCRQESLAFQPLNTLSETAIKAGQPLNDRALDRGVRFRTIFLDGLGRDRTTRDYTQWLVRRGGEIRTAPTLPMRMLIVDGTTAVLSGAADGSPTALVLHSPPVVHALRALFEAYWEQATPLGGSAAAPESGLRPQERELLKLLATGMTDEAVARALGIGLRTERRIVAELMERLGASSRFEAGYQAARLEWI from the coding sequence GTGCACAGCGCTGGCGAGATGGACCACGAGATGCTCGCTGTCTACCGGGCGGTGCTGCTGGCGCGTCAGGCGGACCACGCGGAGGTGGCCGAGCGGACCGGGCTGGCGCCGGCGCAGGTGCGGGAGGTGGCGGGTCGGCTGGTGGCGCTGTCGCTGCTGGCGCCGTCCTGGGAACTGCCGGGCACCTTCCGGGCGGTCAGCCCGGAGCGCGGGATGGAGATCCTGCGCCAGCGCGAGCAGCGCGAGTCGGCGGAGCGCCGGTACCGGATCGAGCGCAGTCAGGCGGCACTGTCGCTGCTGGTCGCGGAGTGCGAGGTCCGCGCGCGGACCGGTGCGCTGGAGGAACTGACCGGCATCGACGAGATCCGCACCCGGCTGGAGGCGCTGGCGAGTTCCTGCCGGCAGGAGTCGTTGGCCTTCCAGCCGCTGAACACGCTGAGCGAGACCGCGATCAAGGCGGGCCAGCCGCTCAACGACCGGGCGCTGGACCGCGGAGTCCGGTTCCGCACCATCTTCCTCGACGGGCTCGGGCGGGACCGGACGACGCGGGACTACACGCAGTGGCTGGTGCGCAGGGGCGGGGAGATCCGGACGGCGCCGACCCTGCCGATGCGGATGCTGATCGTGGACGGGACGACCGCGGTGCTCTCCGGCGCGGCGGACGGGTCGCCGACGGCGTTGGTGCTGCACAGTCCGCCGGTGGTGCACGCGCTGCGGGCACTGTTCGAGGCGTACTGGGAGCAGGCCACGCCGCTGGGCGGGTCGGCTGCCGCGCCGGAGAGCGGACTACGGCCGCAGGAACGGGAGTTGCTCAAGCTGCTCGCGACCGGGATGACCGACGAGGCGGTGGCCCGGGCGCTGGGCATCGGCCTGCGGACCGAACGGCGGATCGTCGCGGAGCTGATGGAGCGGTTGGGTGCGTCCAGTCGGTTCGAGGCCGGCTACCAGGCGGCGCGGCTGGAGTGGATCTGA